In Kutzneria kofuensis, the DNA window GGCGAGTTCGCGCCGAGGGCGGCCAGCGCGGCGAAGGTCACCGCCGCCAGCGCGCTACCGCCGGCCAGGCAGGCCCGCCGGCCGATGCGGTCCACCAGCAGCGCGATCGCCACCGCCCCGAGCAGGCCGGCGACCGAGGTCGCCACGCTGTACGTCAGCGCCGTCGAGACCGGTAACCCGAAGACATCGGTGTAGATCGTCGGCAGCCAGCTGGCCACGCCGTAGTTGGCGAAGTAGCTGAGCAGCCACAGCAACCCGACGATCACCGTGCGCCGCAGGTAACGGCGGCGCACCGAGGGCGCCCGGGTGATCGCCACGACCGGCGGCAGCGGCCGACCCGTCGACCGCTGCACGGCCCGTTCGATCCGCTCCATCACGCCCATGGCCCGCTCGCCCCGCCCGGACGCCGCCAGCCACCGCGGCGACTCCGGCACCCAGCGCAGGATGGGCCCGACCAGCAGCGCCGGCAGCACGCCGATGCCGTACACCCAGCGCCAGCCCAGCACCGGCACCACCCACGCGGCGACGATCGCCACGGCGGTCAGCCCGGCCGGGAACACCAGCTCGTACAGCAGCACGAACCGGCCGCGCCGGTCGGACCGGGCCAGCTCGCCGATGTAGGTCGCCGCCGCCGGCACCTCGCCGCCGATGCCCACACCCTGCACGAAGCGCAGCAGCACGAACGAGACGAAGCCCGGCGAGATGGCCAGCCCCATGCACGACAGCGAGGTCACCGCGAGCGCGATCACCACCACGTTCACCCGCCCGATCCGGTCCGCCAGCACGCCGGACACCAGCGCGCCGAGCAGCATGCCGACCGAGCCGCTGGTGATGGCCAGCGCCTGCTGGCCCGTGCCCAGGCCCCACTCCACGGTCAGCGACGGCAGCGTGTAGGCGATGGCCAGCTGGTCGAAGCCCTCGAAGAAGGTGACGACCCCGACCAGCCAGCGAACCCGCAGGTGCCAGCCGGAGTCCGGCAGTCTCTCCAGGCGGGCGGGCACGTCCTCGCCACCGGCCACCATGGCCACCCCCAGTGTCCCGACCGGTAACTGTGTGTGGACAGTGTCCTGTCAGCCGGACTCGCGGGCAACCGTCGGCAGGTTCGTGCCAGGATGGAACCGTGACAAGGCCAAACCCCCGCCAGAGCGCAGCTCTGTCCGCGGCGCTGTCCGGCGCCGTCGACCTGTCCGGTCTGAAGGCGAAGGCCGACGCGGCGAGCCGGCAGCCGGCCCCTCCCGCGGGCGGCGCGCAAGCCGCGGCCACCCCCGCCACCGGCGACTTCGTCGTCGCCGTGAGCGAGGCCAGCTTCCAGACCGACGTGGTCGAGCGGTCCATGCAGGTCCCGGTCATCGTGGACCTGTGGGCCGAGTGGTGCGGGCCGTGCAAGCAGCTGTCCCCGGTGCTGGAGCGGCTGGCCCAGGCCGCCGGCGGCGCCTGGATCCTGGCCACCGTGGACGTGGACGCGAACCCGCGCATCGCTCAGCTGTTCGGCGTGCAGTCCATCCCGACCGTGGTGGCCATCGCCGGCGGCCAGCCGATCGACGCGTTCGCGGGCGCGCTGCCCGAGCCGGAGATCCGCAAGTGGCTGGACTCCCTGCTGGACGCGCTGCGCGACAAGCTGCCCGGCATCCGCATCGCCGAGCAGGGCGGCGCCGGGCAGCCGTACGAGGAGCCCGAGGACCCGCGGTTCACCGCCGCCGAGGACGCGTTCGAGCGCGGCGACTACGCCGCCGCCGAGGCCGCCTACCAGGAGATCCTCGCCGCCGAGCCGGCCAACGCCGACGCCAAGGCCGCGCTGGCCCAGGTCCGCTTCACCGCGCGGGCCGAGGCCGCCGACCCGGCCGCGGTCGCCGCCGCGGACGCCGACCCGGACAACATCGACGCCCAGCTCACCGCCGCCGACGCGCTGATCGCCGCCAACGAGGTGGAGGCCGCCTTCGCGCGGCTGGTGGACACCGTCCGCCGCACGTTCGGCGACGACCGGGACCGGGTGCGCCAGCACCTCGTCGGCCTGTTCGAGCTGTTCCCGTCGGACGACACCCGGGTCGCCGCCGCCCGCCGCAACCTGGCCAGCGCCCTCTACTAGCCCCACCTAGAGCTGTCAAGCCTGGGATGTTCGGAACGGACCATTCCTCAACTCGGAGTTTAGGAATGGTCCGTTCCGGGCTTCAGGGGCGGGTGTGGACGGCGACCGCGTTGGAGTTGGTGGTGCACTTCGAGCGGCCCAGGAGGTGCTTTCGGCACGCCTGGATCTGGAAGCCGTAGGTCACCCCCGGCTCGGGGTGGTCGAAGACGAAGTGGGTGCGGGCGGCCTCGATGCTGACGATGCCGGGTCGCCCGACCACCCAGTAGCTGACGTTGTAGGCGTCGGCCGCCGGGTACTTCCAGTCGAGCTGGAGGTCGCCGTCGCCGTCCTGGACGACGCTGGTCAGGTACGGCCGGTCCGGCACGAAGCAGTCGGCGGTGTTGAGCGACGGCCTGTGGTTGCCGGACGCGACCACGACCGGCTGGCCGGGCGACTCCAGCAGGTAGCCGCGGGCGAAGTTGATGTAGCGGCTGCAGCCGTCGAACCGGTCGGTGTCGACGGGATCGCCGAGCAGTTGGCGGTAGTTGATCCACGCGGCCCGCATCGGCGATGTCATGGTGAGGAGCCCGCCGACGGACGGGAACCAGAACCCGTAGTTGCCGTCCGCCCCCTGGACCCAGGAGATATCGTCCGTGTGCTGGATGGGGCTGACGGGGCACATGTGGTTCGCGGCGTGCCCCTCGAACACCCCCGGGAAATGCGGGTCGTAGGGCGCGTACCGTTGGCAGACGTTCTCGGCGGACACGGTGTCGGCGGCGGACTGCAGGAACACCGACAGGACGGCGACGGCCAGCAGTAGTGCGCCGGTCAGGCGCAGCTTGTGGGCGACGACGGACGCCGGACGGGCGTGCTCGCCCGCGGATCCGGCGATCTCCCGCGCCCACTTCGTCTGCCGCCACGTCATGTACGCCGTCACGCCGAACGACGACAGCACGGTGAGCAGCACCGCCACCGTCGCGTCGCCGATCTCCGACATCAGGCCGACCTCGGCGACAACGACCACGAGCAGCGCCGCCCCGGCGGCCAGCGCGGTCCGGGCGGCCCGCCACCACCAGGGCGCGTGCAGCACCTGCATCGCCCAGGCGTGACCGACTTCGTCGCCGGGACCGGTATCGCCGGTCCTTGCCCGCCGCAACACGTCCCGCCGGCCACGGAATCCGAGTTGCCACCAGGCAACCTGCACGCCGACGATGTCGGCAAGGTCCCCCGTCCTCACGGGTATCCACGGTAGGGCCGGATGCTCCAATGTAGTAGGGGAAATGGGGGTCGTCGCATGGCCGACGGTGGCGTGACGCGGGCCCACCCCGCGCCGATGCTGCTGGTTCTCAGCTTCCGGTGGCTCACCGTCGGGTGGACCGCCGTCGTCGCCCTGCTCAGCAACCAGGTCCTGGAGCAGCGGGCCGGCCTGGCCGTGGTGACCCTGGCCGCCATGCTCGGCTGGACCGCCTGGCTGACGGTCGCGGCGGTCCGCCGCCCCGAGCGGGTGCTGTCCGTCGACCTGCTGCTGGCCATCCTCGTGCTGCTCGTCTCCGGCTGGGTGGGGCCGCAGGGCCAGCTGCTCACCGACCACCCCACCTTCGCCGGCGCCTACCCCATGGCCGCCGTCGCCGCCTGGGCCACTGTCTTCGGGGTGCGCGGCGGCGCGTTCGCGGGCGTCGCCGTCGCCGTCTGCCTGCCCATGGGCTACTACCTCAACGGTTCCGCCACCATCGACACCGGCTTCCTGGACTGGCTGAGCCTGGTCGGCAGCGCCCTCGCTTACGTGGTGCTCGGCGGGGCCGTCGGCATCGCCACCGCCCAGTTCGAACGGGTGTCGCTGAGCTTGGCCGAGGGCCGCGCCGTGGTGGCGAGTCTCCGTGAACGGGAGCGGATCGCCGCCCACATCCACGACGACGTGCTGCAGCGCCTCGGTCAGATCCGCAAGCACGGTGGCGACCTGGCCGACCGCGGCGGCGTCACCGCGACCGAGCTGCGTGCCCTGATGGCCGACGTCGGACGGCAGGAGGCGAGCCTGCGCCGGCTGGTGCTGGCCGAGAACCCCGGGGCCTCCTCCGGCACCCGATCACTCGTCGAGGCCATCGCGGAGGTCGCCGACGGCTACCAGCAGTGGCCCATTCGGCTCGTCGACAGCGGCCACATCCCGGTGCCCGCCGACGTCGCCGCCGAGCTGGCGGCCGCCGTCAACGAACTGCTCGGCAACGTCGTCAAGCACGCCGACGCCGAGCACGTCTGGATCTCGGTGCTCGACGACGGCTCCCTCATCACAGTCGACGTGCGTGACGACGGCGTCGGCTTCGCCTACGACGAGCCCGAACTGGCCGCCTCCGGCCGGCTGGGGCTCGCGGTCAGCGTCCGCGCCCGGCTGGAGCGGCTGGGCGGCAGCGTCACCATCCGGAGCCGTCCCGGCCGGGGAACCGAGGTGCGGCTGGAACTGAGGAGCGGCTCATGACAGCGACCACATCGACCGTGCGGGTGCTCGTCGTCGAGGACCACCCGGTGACCAGGGCCGGCATCAGGGCCAGCCTGGACAACCACCCCGGCCTGACCGTCGTCGGCGAGGCCGACAACGCCGCCATGGCCTTCCGCCTGCTCGACGTGGAACTCGTCCATGTCGTGCTGGTGGATCTACGACTAGGCGACGAACAGGGCATGGACCTCATCGAGCATCTGGCCCGCACCCGGCCGTCGACCAGAGTGCTCGTGCTCTCCCAGGCGTCGCCGGGCGAGGTGCTGGCGGCGATGAAGGCCGGTGCGCACGGCTACGTGAGCAAAGCGGCCACCACCGCCGAGCTCACCCACGCCGTGCTGGCCGTGCTGGAGGGGCCCGTGCTGCCGCCGGAGCTGGCGGCCCGACTGGTCGGGGAGTTCCAGCACCGGTCGTCGCTGACCGGCCGTGAACGCGAGGTGCTCGGCTGTCTCGCCCGCGGCTACGACAACCGGGAGATCGCCGAGGAGCTCGGCGTCGCCGTCCGCACGGTCAACCGGCACCTGGAGAACATCCGGGAGAAGCTGGGCAGCCGACGGCGCTCCGAGCTGATTCGGCTGGCCCGGGAGTGGGACGCCGCCGGCTAGTCGAACTTCTGCGTGCAGGTGGAGGCGCCCTGGAGGAAGCCGATCCGGAACGCCTCCACCCGCGTGAAGCCCGACGCGGCCGCCTTCCCGTTGACGTCGGCCGCGATCAGGCTGTTCGTCGTGAGCAGCTCGGCCACGGCCTCGTCGAGGTCGCCCGCCGTCAGCGAGAGACTGTCGACACCCTTCTTCATCGCCGCGCCCCAGTAGCCGACCAGGCAGGCCGTGCGGAGGCCGGTGTTGGTGTCGTCCAGCGGGAGGTTCGCCGCCTTCTGCACCGACAGCACGTAGCGCGAGGCCACCTCGCCGAAGGCCGCGAAGTCGCCGATGCCGGAACCCTTCTTCGTCGGCGTGCCGATCACCTTGAGCTTGGCCAGGTCCATCGAGACGGTGTCGGTCGCCGGGCAGTAAGCCGTCGGCGACGTCGTCTTCGCGTCGCTGCACTGCTGTGGCTTGGCGGTGCTCAGCGTCGGCGGCTTGGCGCCGGACTGGGCGAACACCTGGTTCAGGGCGCGGCCCACGCGCTGGAGGTTGCCCGTGGTGATCGGCACGTTGCCGTTCTGGGCGGCGTCCTCGTCGTTGCGGAACGCCGTCTCGGTGATGCGGCCGTTGATCTCGGCCACGTCGATCTTGGCGCAGCGCTGGGGGCCGTCGGTGAAGCCGGTCTGGAAGGCGAAGACCCGGTCGAAGGCGTTGCCGTGCGCGGACTGTCCCTTGAACGAGTCGCCCGGCTGATCGCGCACGAAGAACGTCGTCGCCAGCACCTTGTTCAGACCGTCGCCGGTCGACATCTGGAAATGCTTGGCCTTGTCCTCGGCCACATAGCGCATGAACGCGCCGGCATAACAATCCGCTTGTTGCTCAAGGACAATGCTCGGCGTCGCATTGTTCACGCCGGACAACGGGCCCAGCTGCGACTGCACCGCGTGGCCCATCTCGTGCGCCAGAACCATGGTCACCGCGAGCGGACCGAAACTCTGCACCAGTCCCGGCAGCAGTTCACCGCGGTCCCAGGAGACGCTGTTGTCGAGGTCGCAGTAGAAGGCGTTGACCACGCCGGCCGTGTTCTCGTGGCCCGCGCAGACCCGCAGGTTGGCGCCGTCCGAGTCGTACGAGGTGAGCTTGGACGCCGGCTTGAACTGCTTTCCGAACACCTTCGGCAGCTGGTCGCGCCAGTAGTCGTCCACGTCGGACAGGGTGTTGACCGCCAGCCGGTCCATCTCGCCGTGATCGCTGTTGGTCACCGGCAGCGTCGCGTCCGGCACTCCCGGCCGGGGGCCGCTGGCGCCCGAGTTCACCGGCATGCCGCCCGCCGAGCCCGGATCCAGCTGGCCGAGCGGGCCCGCCGATCCCGCGACCTTCGCCGAGCAGTTGGTCAGCAGCGCGATCGCGGCCGCCAGCGCCAAAACCGTCGACCCGAGACGCCGACCTGCCGTGCTCATTCTTGTGCTTCCCCTTGCCGCCCTTTGCTACGCCGCGAGCACCCTACTGGCCTAAAGGGCTGCCTGTCCGGCGGTTGGCGACGCGTTTCAGCCGTGATCGGAACGTGAAAATATCTCACTCCCGGGGGTGAATTCTGCCGTTCAACGCTGCGATCCCTTGTGCTGGCCCCGACGGGGAGTGAGTCTCGTCACGAAGTTACCGACGGGTACTTCGCCTGTTGGAAGGGAGAAAGCCATGCGCGAAGCCGACGACGTCGAGTTCGGCGACGACACCGAACCCGAGGTCGCCCCCGTTCGGGGCCGCACCCGGTGGCTGCGCTTCGCCGGCACGTTCGCCGTGGGTGGCGTGCTGGCCGGTGGGTTGCTCGTCGGCGTGTCCCAGGGCGCGTTCGCCGCGTCGTTCGCGGTGTCCGGCACCAGCTTCGAGGTCACCTCCTCGCACCTCGTGGGCACCGGATTCGTCCAGTTCGGCGGGATTTCCGCCAGCCCCGACGCGGCGCACCCGGTGGCCGTCAACGCGTTCAAGAGCGCCGACCTGGACAACTTCTGCCAGTCGGTGTTCCTGCCGAACAACCCGATCATCGGCGACCTCACGCTGCGGATCACGGCCGACGGCGCCAAGGGCATGCACGCCGACAACATGGTCGTCGACATCGCGCAGGTGGACGGCGACTTCACGCTGAACAACCCCGACATCGGCGTGGACGCCAGCCAGGTCTCCAAGGGCCCCATCGGCGCGCAGGGCCGGCCGGGCGACTTCGGCATGCAGGCCGACTCGATCTCGATCAACAACTTGAAGCAGGTTGCCTGGGGCACCTCCGCGCAGACCATCGCCTTCAAGGGCATGAGCCTGCGGATCGTCGCCGGCAACAACCAGTGCATCAAGTAGTTCGAGCACACACGGCTGCGGCAGCACATTCCCTCGGGTGCTGCCGCAGTCGTGGTTGGAAGGGAGTTCGCACGTGGCCGGTTCCGTGATCGGCAGGGCGTGGCACGCCTTCGGCCGATGGCGGCGCAGCCGTCCGTTCTGGGCGGGGCTGTTCCTGCTCCTGTCCGGGCTGGTGATCATCTTCCCGCCGTTCGCCTCGCTGAAGCTCGGCGCCATGGCGATATCCATCCAGACCATCGGCGGCCTGTCCGGCGCGCTCATCGGCACCCTGCTGGTGGTGTGCGCACTCACCATGTGGATACGACCGCAGTTCCGGCTGGCCGCCGGCATCGCGTCGCTCATCCTGGCGCTGACCGCGCTGGTGACCACCAACCTCGGCGGCTTCCTCGCCGGCACGCTGCTGGGCATGATCGGCTCTGCGCTGGCGCTGTCGTGGACGCCCAAGACGCGCAAGCGCAAGGCCGCCAAGGCCGTGCCACCCGCCGCCGTCGCTGTGGTTCTGCTCGCCGGGCTCGCCGTTCACGGCCTCAGCGACCCCACCGTTGCCGTCGCCGACCCGTCGCCCACCTCCGTGACGGCCACAACCTCCGCGGCGCCCACCAGCACCACCACGACCACCGTCGCGCCGACTTCGACGACCTCGCCGCCGTCGTCGGGCAGCGCGACGGCCACCTCCACGTCCACCTCGGCGGCGGCGACGAGCACCACCACCGCCACCCCGTCCCCGCCCGCCCTGCCGGCGGGGACGCGGGTGTGGACCCTGGAGTCGCCGTCGATCGCCATGAGCGGCCTGAGCTACAAGGGCATCGTCAACACCGTCGTCGGCGGCAAGACCATCAAGGTCCTCAAGTTCACCGCCTCGTCGGTGAAAATCAAGAACCTCGTCCAGACCGCCGACCGCGGCGGCGGCCACAAGATCATCACCACCGCCGCCCCCGGCAGCACCTCCACCATCACCGGCGGCGCCATCACCATGCTCACCGCCGAGATCAAGGGCACCGCCGTCGTGAACATCCTCGGCATCCCGGTGCGGCTGCCCATCGACTACACCGCCACCAGCCCGCCCCTGATCACGCCGCCCGAGGTGACCTTCGAGAACGTCGTCGTCACCAACACCGACCAGTCCGGCGGCACTCTCACCATCCCCGGCGCCAAGATCGTCGCCACCTGACGCATGGACCCGATGCCGTGCTCGGACGGGGCTGGCATGCTGGCGTCGTGTACCGGGAGTGGGCGACGGGCCTGGCCGGGGCGATCGCGTGGAGTCGCGTGGTGGACGAGCCGCGGACTCATCGGATCCTGCCCGACGGCTGCCTCGACCTGATCTGGTCCGACGGGCACCTGCTCGTCGCCGGCCCGGACACCGTGGCCCACGAGATGACCAGCCCGGCCGGCCGGGTCTATGCCGGACTGCGGTTCATGCCCGGCACCGGGCCATCGGTCTTCGGTGTGCCTGCCCACGAGCTTCGGGACAGCCGGGTCCGGCTGGATCAGATCTGGCCGCAGCGGCTTGTCGACGGCCTGACGGCCCGGGTCTCTGATGCGTCCGACCGTGCGGCCGCGCTCGTGGACGTCGCCCGTGACCGCATCGAGGTCGACCCCATGATCAGCGCAGTCGTCGGGGCGCTGCGTGCGGGGCGGTCGGTGGCGAAGGTGGCTGAGGAGACGGGGCTGAGTGAGCGGCAGTTGCTGCGTCGCAGCCTCGCGGCGTTCGGGTACGGGCCGAAGACGCTGGCGCGGGTGCTGCGGATGGAGCGGGCTCTTGCCCTGGCCGCTCGTGGCGTGCCTGCGGCGGATGTTGCTGCCAGCACCGGCTATGCCGATCAGGCTCACCTGTCACGGGAAGTGAAGGCACTCGCCGGCGTGCCGCTGAGTCGTTTGGCGGGGTGAGGTGAGGGCGGTCGGGGGCAAGCTGCTACCCGCCGGCCGCCTGTCCGCTTTCATTCGCCCAACGGGCAGAAGAGGTCCACGCCGTTGCCGTCGGGGTCGTGGACGACGGCGTAGCGCTGGCCCCAGAAGGCGTCCCAGGGCTCCTTGTGGCCGTGGTGGCCGGCGTCGACGAGGTCCCGGTAGACGTGGTCGACGTCGGAGGGGGAGGAGCAGAGGAAGGCGAGGCCGAT includes these proteins:
- a CDS encoding MFS transporter translates to MVAGGEDVPARLERLPDSGWHLRVRWLVGVVTFFEGFDQLAIAYTLPSLTVEWGLGTGQQALAITSGSVGMLLGALVSGVLADRIGRVNVVVIALAVTSLSCMGLAISPGFVSFVLLRFVQGVGIGGEVPAAATYIGELARSDRRGRFVLLYELVFPAGLTAVAIVAAWVVPVLGWRWVYGIGVLPALLVGPILRWVPESPRWLAASGRGERAMGVMERIERAVQRSTGRPLPPVVAITRAPSVRRRYLRRTVIVGLLWLLSYFANYGVASWLPTIYTDVFGLPVSTALTYSVATSVAGLLGAVAIALLVDRIGRRACLAGGSALAAVTFAALAALGANSPLELLVLSALGALFVFAVNLGLYLYAPELYPTPMRAAGASLGGVWNRVGVIAGPLVVGAFAAGLGLPAAFAVLGVAMLAAAVTAFLAEETRGRTLEEISP
- a CDS encoding tetratricopeptide repeat protein — its product is MTRPNPRQSAALSAALSGAVDLSGLKAKADAASRQPAPPAGGAQAAATPATGDFVVAVSEASFQTDVVERSMQVPVIVDLWAEWCGPCKQLSPVLERLAQAAGGAWILATVDVDANPRIAQLFGVQSIPTVVAIAGGQPIDAFAGALPEPEIRKWLDSLLDALRDKLPGIRIAEQGGAGQPYEEPEDPRFTAAEDAFERGDYAAAEAAYQEILAAEPANADAKAALAQVRFTARAEAADPAAVAAADADPDNIDAQLTAADALIAANEVEAAFARLVDTVRRTFGDDRDRVRQHLVGLFELFPSDDTRVAAARRNLASALY
- a CDS encoding fibronectin type III domain-containing protein, with amino-acid sequence MRTGDLADIVGVQVAWWQLGFRGRRDVLRRARTGDTGPGDEVGHAWAMQVLHAPWWWRAARTALAAGAALLVVVVAEVGLMSEIGDATVAVLLTVLSSFGVTAYMTWRQTKWAREIAGSAGEHARPASVVAHKLRLTGALLLAVAVLSVFLQSAADTVSAENVCQRYAPYDPHFPGVFEGHAANHMCPVSPIQHTDDISWVQGADGNYGFWFPSVGGLLTMTSPMRAAWINYRQLLGDPVDTDRFDGCSRYINFARGYLLESPGQPVVVASGNHRPSLNTADCFVPDRPYLTSVVQDGDGDLQLDWKYPAADAYNVSYWVVGRPGIVSIEAARTHFVFDHPEPGVTYGFQIQACRKHLLGRSKCTTNSNAVAVHTRP
- a CDS encoding sensor histidine kinase gives rise to the protein MADGGVTRAHPAPMLLVLSFRWLTVGWTAVVALLSNQVLEQRAGLAVVTLAAMLGWTAWLTVAAVRRPERVLSVDLLLAILVLLVSGWVGPQGQLLTDHPTFAGAYPMAAVAAWATVFGVRGGAFAGVAVAVCLPMGYYLNGSATIDTGFLDWLSLVGSALAYVVLGGAVGIATAQFERVSLSLAEGRAVVASLRERERIAAHIHDDVLQRLGQIRKHGGDLADRGGVTATELRALMADVGRQEASLRRLVLAENPGASSGTRSLVEAIAEVADGYQQWPIRLVDSGHIPVPADVAAELAAAVNELLGNVVKHADAEHVWISVLDDGSLITVDVRDDGVGFAYDEPELAASGRLGLAVSVRARLERLGGSVTIRSRPGRGTEVRLELRSGS
- a CDS encoding response regulator transcription factor encodes the protein MTATTSTVRVLVVEDHPVTRAGIRASLDNHPGLTVVGEADNAAMAFRLLDVELVHVVLVDLRLGDEQGMDLIEHLARTRPSTRVLVLSQASPGEVLAAMKAGAHGYVSKAATTAELTHAVLAVLEGPVLPPELAARLVGEFQHRSSLTGREREVLGCLARGYDNREIAEELGVAVRTVNRHLENIREKLGSRRRSELIRLAREWDAAG
- a CDS encoding neutral zinc metallopeptidase, which encodes MSTAGRRLGSTVLALAAAIALLTNCSAKVAGSAGPLGQLDPGSAGGMPVNSGASGPRPGVPDATLPVTNSDHGEMDRLAVNTLSDVDDYWRDQLPKVFGKQFKPASKLTSYDSDGANLRVCAGHENTAGVVNAFYCDLDNSVSWDRGELLPGLVQSFGPLAVTMVLAHEMGHAVQSQLGPLSGVNNATPSIVLEQQADCYAGAFMRYVAEDKAKHFQMSTGDGLNKVLATTFFVRDQPGDSFKGQSAHGNAFDRVFAFQTGFTDGPQRCAKIDVAEINGRITETAFRNDEDAAQNGNVPITTGNLQRVGRALNQVFAQSGAKPPTLSTAKPQQCSDAKTTSPTAYCPATDTVSMDLAKLKVIGTPTKKGSGIGDFAAFGEVASRYVLSVQKAANLPLDDTNTGLRTACLVGYWGAAMKKGVDSLSLTAGDLDEAVAELLTTNSLIAADVNGKAAASGFTRVEAFRIGFLQGASTCTQKFD
- a CDS encoding DUF6230 family protein — encoded protein: MREADDVEFGDDTEPEVAPVRGRTRWLRFAGTFAVGGVLAGGLLVGVSQGAFAASFAVSGTSFEVTSSHLVGTGFVQFGGISASPDAAHPVAVNAFKSADLDNFCQSVFLPNNPIIGDLTLRITADGAKGMHADNMVVDIAQVDGDFTLNNPDIGVDASQVSKGPIGAQGRPGDFGMQADSISINNLKQVAWGTSAQTIAFKGMSLRIVAGNNQCIK
- a CDS encoding DUF6114 domain-containing protein; translated protein: MAGSVIGRAWHAFGRWRRSRPFWAGLFLLLSGLVIIFPPFASLKLGAMAISIQTIGGLSGALIGTLLVVCALTMWIRPQFRLAAGIASLILALTALVTTNLGGFLAGTLLGMIGSALALSWTPKTRKRKAAKAVPPAAVAVVLLAGLAVHGLSDPTVAVADPSPTSVTATTSAAPTSTTTTTVAPTSTTSPPSSGSATATSTSTSAAATSTTTATPSPPALPAGTRVWTLESPSIAMSGLSYKGIVNTVVGGKTIKVLKFTASSVKIKNLVQTADRGGGHKIITTAAPGSTSTITGGAITMLTAEIKGTAVVNILGIPVRLPIDYTATSPPLITPPEVTFENVVVTNTDQSGGTLTIPGAKIVAT
- a CDS encoding helix-turn-helix transcriptional regulator, producing the protein MDEPRTHRILPDGCLDLIWSDGHLLVAGPDTVAHEMTSPAGRVYAGLRFMPGTGPSVFGVPAHELRDSRVRLDQIWPQRLVDGLTARVSDASDRAAALVDVARDRIEVDPMISAVVGALRAGRSVAKVAEETGLSERQLLRRSLAAFGYGPKTLARVLRMERALALAARGVPAADVAASTGYADQAHLSREVKALAGVPLSRLAG